From Triticum urartu cultivar G1812 chromosome 2, Tu2.1, whole genome shotgun sequence, a single genomic window includes:
- the LOC125535535 gene encoding F-box/LRR-repeat protein 13-like, with the protein MAEQEQVTTAADARRYGADLHAMEETAEFMLSYIYQSLPEYPLYNGTRLTALPAARRADRISRLPRDLLRNILARLPVKDAARTAALSSRWRALWRSTPLVLVDIHLLPKAQDFSPMPANTPAVTAAVSRILETHPGSFSCVHLLSHLICCRLDVYMAKLARWLHLLAAKGIQDLILVNRPWPLNVPLPASLFTITTLTRLYLGVWKLPGTAALRGGSFSNLRELGLCFVEMEHGFVDSLVARSPALEVLNIVGYIKCRLRLRLVSQSLRCVQICGSVLEDIAVVKAPCLERLILSSPYTPNRGLCASQGGHGPGRSGPSPSCHLDQRPAVRTDQPSGPVSRDRTGGREARAGPSGPTNHHRRRLARVQRRGGRRALVLWRGGRRAREPAARGRRCAIGSAVSH; encoded by the exons ATGGCCGAGCAGGAGCAGGTCACGACGGCGGCCGACGCACGACGCTACGGCGCCGACCTGCACGCGATGGAGGAGACCGCGGAGTTCATGTTGTCGTACATCTACCAAAGCCTCCCCGAGTACCCTCTCTACAACGGCACACGGCTCaccgccctccccgccgcccgccgcgccgaCCGCATCAGCCGCCTCCCCCGCGACCTCCTGCGCAACATCCTCGCCCGCCTCCCCGTCAAGGACGCCGCGCGCACCGCCGCGCTCTCCTCTCGCTGGCGCGCGCTCTGGCGCTCCACGCCCCTCGTCCTCGTCGACATCCACCTTCTCCCCAAAGCCCAGGACTTTAGCCCCATGCCGGCCAACACGCCAGCCGTCACCGCCGCCGTCTCCCGCATCCTCGAAACGCACCCCGGCTCCTTCAGCTGCGTCCACCTT CTTTCACACCTCATCTGCTGCCGCTTGGACGTGTACATGGCCAAGCTCGCGCGCTGGCTCCACCTCCTCGCCGCCAAGGGCATCCAGGACCTCATCCTCGTCAACCGCCCATGGCCGCTCAATGTGCCGCTTCCTGCCTCGCTCTTCACCATCACCACCCTCACCCGCCTCTACCTTGGCGTCTGGAAGCTGCCGGGCACGGCCGCCCTGCGTGGCGGCTCCTTTTCCAACCTCCGGGAGCTTGGCCTCTGCTTCGTCGAAATGGAGCATGGCTTCGTCGACTCCCTCGTCGCCAGGAGCCCCGCCCTGGAGGTCCTCAACATCGTGGGATACATCAAGTGCAGGCTGCGTCTACGTCTCGTCAGCCAGAGCCTGCGGTGCGTGCAAATCTGCGGCTCTGTTCTGGAGGACATCGCCGTGGTGAAGGCTCCATGCCTCGAGCGGCTCATCCTGTCATCACCTTACACGCCCAATCGTGGCTTGTGCGCAAGTCAGGGTGGACACGGTCCGGGCCGGTCCGGTCCTTCACCGAGCTGCCATTTGGACCAGCGGCCGGCGGTCCGGACCGACCAGCCTAGCGGTCCTGTTTCCAGGGACCGGACCGGCGGCAGAGAAGCTCGGGCCGGACCGAGTGGACCGACCAACCATCACCGGCGGCGACTTGCGCGGGTGCAGAGACGAGGTGGGCGACGTGCGCTGGTGCTGTGGCGAGGTGGCAGACGTGCGCGAGAGCCGGCGGCGAGGGGTAGACGATGTGCCATTGGAAGTGCTGTTAGCCATTAA
- the LOC125541341 gene encoding uncharacterized protein LOC125541341 isoform X1, with protein MKPFLSPSLDLRRRLTSLDLRSALPLRHIKGRRWDWGASGCGARAACGGRGPAGRRRGDTPVGYQRRQRLSACFFSRWFIANSLLLIEEEKHIWWMMSIMLLQVTSKDSYNNSGACIVLSPPDFATVISIVFKM; from the exons ATGAAACCCTTCCTGTCTCCCTCTCTCGATCTGCGCCGCCGGCTCACTTCCCTCGATCTGCGCTCGGCTCTTCCACTGCGGCACATCAAGGGAAGAAGATGGGATTGGGGGGCGAGCGGCTGCGGAGCGCGGGCGGCCTGCGGCGGGCGAGGGCCTGCGGGGCGGCGAAGAGGGGATACTCCGGTGGGCTACCAGCGGCGACAGAGGCTTAGCGCCTGCTTCTTCTCCAGATG GTTCATCGCCAACTCACTGCTGCTCATAGAG GAAGAGAAACATATATGGTGGATGATGTCTATCATGCTTTTGCAGGTA ACTTCCAAGGACAGTTACAACAATTCTGGAGCATGTATTGTCCTCAGTCCTCCTGATTTTGCTACCGTCATTTCCATAGTATTCAAGATGTAA
- the LOC125541341 gene encoding uncharacterized protein LOC125541341 isoform X2: MKPFLSPSLDLRRRLTSLDLRSALPLRHIKGRRWDWGASGCGARAACGGRGPAGRRRGDTPVGYQRRQRLSACFFSRWFIANSLLLIEEEKHIWWMMSIMLLQTSKDSYNNSGACIVLSPPDFATVISIVFKM, translated from the exons ATGAAACCCTTCCTGTCTCCCTCTCTCGATCTGCGCCGCCGGCTCACTTCCCTCGATCTGCGCTCGGCTCTTCCACTGCGGCACATCAAGGGAAGAAGATGGGATTGGGGGGCGAGCGGCTGCGGAGCGCGGGCGGCCTGCGGCGGGCGAGGGCCTGCGGGGCGGCGAAGAGGGGATACTCCGGTGGGCTACCAGCGGCGACAGAGGCTTAGCGCCTGCTTCTTCTCCAGATG GTTCATCGCCAACTCACTGCTGCTCATAGAG GAAGAGAAACATATATGGTGGATGATGTCTATCATGCTTTTGCAG ACTTCCAAGGACAGTTACAACAATTCTGGAGCATGTATTGTCCTCAGTCCTCCTGATTTTGCTACCGTCATTTCCATAGTATTCAAGATGTAA